One Desulfobulbus oligotrophicus DNA segment encodes these proteins:
- the gyrA gene encoding DNA gyrase subunit A: MTEQLSEQKEYPTIPITKELQKSYLDYAMSVIIGRALPDVRDGLKPVHRRTLFAMRELGNTYNRPYIKSARIVGDVIGKFHPHGDTAAYDTLVRLAQDFSMRYPLVDGQGNFGSMDGDPAAAMRYTEARMTKLDQELVADLDKETVDFLPNYDNSLQEPAVLPSKIPNILINGSEGIAVGMATKIPPHNLTEVITGLLALINNPDITVHQLMEVITGPDFPTGGFLCGRAGIREAYETGRGVVVIRSKTHIEQRGTHGESIIITEIPFQQNKATMVEKIAQLVKDKRITSIVDIRDESDRHGVRVVLDLRKDEIPEVVINQLHKMTPMQRSFGIILLCIVNNKPEILNLKQILQHFLIHRKTVVYRRTAFELRKAEERAHILEGLKVAISHLDEVVELIKRSADPGSAKEGLVARFELSEVQAQTILDMRLQRLTGLERDKIIADYNEIIEKIAWLTQVLNDDSLVVQVIREELERILEEYGDARRTEIIDAPDEILPEDLITPEEMVVTVSHSGYIKRNPINLYRAQRRGGKGIKGMVTLEDDFVVNLYTASSLDTFLFFTNRGRVFWRKVYELPLAGRTARGRAIINLLELGEKEKVAAILPVADLANMDDSVSVLTVTKQGRVKKTSIAEYKRPLRKGKFGLTIRDDDEILTAAITSGEDEIFLATKKGLSIRFHEKDVRVMGRLAAGVKGISLGEEDEVVGVAVLQDAGSILTVAENGYGKRTDVAEYPLQNRGGKGVFTIKTSERNGDVVGVLPVVDDDQVMLIASSGQIIRMPMDTVRIIGRNTQGVRLINLEESEYVVDLSMLAREEAVDDEEVVTGEEYDDE, encoded by the coding sequence ATGACTGAACAACTGTCAGAACAGAAAGAATATCCAACTATACCTATCACAAAGGAGCTGCAAAAATCCTATCTGGACTATGCCATGTCGGTCATCATCGGTCGCGCTCTTCCCGATGTACGTGACGGATTAAAGCCTGTTCATCGCCGCACTCTTTTTGCCATGCGTGAACTTGGAAACACCTATAACCGTCCATACATAAAATCAGCCCGTATCGTTGGTGACGTCATCGGTAAGTTTCATCCCCATGGAGATACTGCTGCATACGATACTTTGGTCCGACTGGCGCAGGATTTTTCCATGCGTTATCCTCTGGTTGACGGGCAAGGTAACTTCGGCTCAATGGACGGCGATCCGGCAGCGGCTATGCGTTACACTGAAGCCAGGATGACAAAACTCGACCAGGAGCTGGTTGCTGATCTTGACAAGGAAACTGTCGATTTTCTACCCAATTATGATAACTCTTTACAAGAACCTGCGGTTCTACCTTCAAAAATACCCAATATCCTCATCAACGGTTCTGAGGGGATCGCCGTGGGTATGGCCACAAAGATTCCACCGCATAATCTGACGGAGGTGATCACCGGCCTTCTGGCACTCATCAATAATCCCGATATTACGGTTCACCAGTTAATGGAGGTGATCACCGGTCCGGATTTTCCCACCGGAGGTTTTCTTTGCGGCCGAGCGGGTATCCGTGAAGCGTATGAAACCGGTCGCGGTGTTGTTGTTATCCGTTCTAAAACTCACATTGAGCAAAGAGGGACACATGGAGAATCCATCATCATAACAGAGATTCCCTTTCAACAGAACAAGGCGACGATGGTAGAAAAGATCGCCCAGTTGGTGAAAGATAAACGGATAACCTCAATTGTTGATATTCGCGATGAATCTGATCGGCACGGTGTTCGGGTGGTGCTTGATCTACGCAAAGATGAAATTCCAGAAGTGGTCATCAACCAGTTACACAAGATGACCCCTATGCAAAGAAGTTTTGGCATCATCTTATTGTGTATTGTTAATAATAAGCCGGAAATACTTAATCTCAAACAGATTCTGCAGCACTTTCTTATCCACCGAAAAACAGTCGTTTATCGGCGTACAGCCTTTGAACTGCGAAAGGCTGAAGAACGCGCCCATATTCTTGAAGGATTAAAGGTAGCAATCAGCCATTTAGATGAAGTGGTGGAACTTATTAAACGTTCTGCCGACCCGGGATCGGCGAAAGAAGGCTTGGTCGCCAGGTTTGAGTTGTCAGAGGTTCAGGCTCAAACGATCCTTGATATGCGCTTGCAGCGGCTGACAGGTCTTGAGCGCGACAAAATCATTGCTGATTACAATGAAATAATCGAGAAAATTGCCTGGCTGACCCAGGTGTTAAATGATGACAGTTTGGTTGTACAGGTTATCCGTGAAGAGCTTGAAAGGATTTTGGAAGAGTATGGAGATGCAAGACGAACAGAGATCATTGATGCCCCGGACGAAATTTTACCGGAAGATTTGATCACTCCGGAGGAGATGGTCGTCACTGTATCTCATTCCGGCTATATTAAACGCAACCCGATCAACCTCTATCGGGCACAACGGAGGGGCGGAAAGGGGATTAAGGGAATGGTGACCCTGGAGGATGATTTTGTCGTCAATCTTTACACAGCCTCTTCACTTGACACGTTCCTGTTTTTTACCAACAGAGGCCGGGTGTTTTGGCGGAAGGTGTATGAACTCCCCTTAGCCGGTAGAACAGCACGCGGTAGGGCAATTATTAACCTGCTCGAACTTGGTGAAAAAGAAAAAGTAGCGGCCATTCTTCCGGTAGCTGATCTTGCCAACATGGACGACAGCGTATCTGTGCTCACGGTCACCAAACAGGGGAGAGTGAAAAAAACTTCCATTGCCGAGTACAAACGCCCCCTTCGAAAAGGCAAGTTTGGTCTGACCATACGGGACGATGATGAAATTCTTACCGCGGCCATTACATCAGGAGAAGATGAAATTTTTCTGGCAACCAAAAAAGGGTTGTCCATCCGTTTCCATGAAAAGGATGTTCGTGTCATGGGGCGCTTAGCCGCAGGTGTCAAGGGTATCAGTCTGGGGGAAGAGGACGAGGTGGTCGGTGTTGCCGTGTTGCAGGATGCTGGATCTATTTTGACAGTAGCTGAAAACGGTTACGGTAAACGCACCGATGTTGCCGAATATCCGCTCCAAAATCGTGGCGGTAAAGGAGTTTTTACAATTAAAACCAGTGAGCGCAATGGTGATGTTGTGGGGGTGTTACCGGTTGTTGATGACGACCAGGTAATGTTGATTGCCAGCTCCGGTCAGATCATCCGCATGCCGATGGATACGGTGCGGATCATTGGCCGGAACACCCAGGGGGTGCGATTAATAAACCTTGAAGAAAGCGAATATGTTGTTGATCTGTCCATGCTCGCTCGCGAAGAGGCTGTTGATGATGAAGAAGTTGTGACAGGGGAAGAATATGACGATGAATAA